The Thalassomonas actiniarum genome contains the following window.
GGATGCCTGCCTGCTGTGCCTGGCTTATCAACTTAGCTGACACCCTGGCCCCACCAACGGCAACGAATGCCAAACTTGAAGGTACCTGCCAGCCCTGCCCCGCAGACATCACCAGGCCCTTAAGTATTTCCGGCGTGGTGATAAGAGTTGACGGCTGATGACAGCTGATTTGTTTTAATAACGCCGGAAAGTCTAACGAAGAGCTGCCGCTAAAGCCCAACTCGGTTAATGAAGGCACCACCACAGTGGCTCCGCCAAGCATGGCGGCATAAATACCGGCAACATTTTCCAGTAAGGTAGATAGAGGCAACAGGCATAAGTGACGCTTAACCTTATTGGTTAACATAGGCGCCACGGCATTTTTAAGTGATGCCGCCACCTGCCACTGCTGCTCCAGACTCAGGCAAACTCCTTTAGGCGCACCGGTAGTGCCGGAAGTAAAAGTCACTTTACTGGTATTTTCAGGCAGCAGCTCCCCCTGAGCCGATGCGCCTTTATTGGTGATCTGATAAGAAGATAATGGTGTTAATACACTCGAATATAAGCTGGAATACTCGCTTCTTTGCACCGTAAAAGCACTTTGCCCGGCATCTTGTTTACCACCTGTAACATTACCGGAAAGTAATTTACCTGAAAGCAAAGCCGGATTGTCTGTAAGAAGCAGCTGACAACCCGCGGTATTAACGCTGTGCTGAATTTGCTGTTTTGAAAAGAAAGCCGGTAAAGGCAATAAGGCGATACCCAATTGCTGACAGGCAAAGTCTACTATTACCCACTGTAAGGAATTGTCCGCCAACAGGGCGACCGAGGTGACCTTATGCTGCGCTAAGTAAACCGTTAGCAGCTCAACTTCTTTAATAAAGGCCCGGTAGGTTAATGAAGTTTTACCGTCAGTTAATAACGCTTGTCCGGGTAAATTGTCCCAGGTATCCGCTAATCTTGTTTTGATTTCCTGCTCTGTCATCTTTTTACCCCTTGGTTACTGCTTGGGGTTAAAGTTAACAAGCAAATCTTAACTCAATCTTAAGAAATGGTTTTTATCTTAAGAATATTAATAAATTCCTGTTTCAGAGAATAAAATTCAAAACAACTAACGGTTATTCAGCCAGGATTTTCCCGGGAGAGTCCCCTGCTGAAGAACATCCAGCTGATGCTGGAGATCGGTTAAGGCATGCGTTAGTGCCATCAAATGCCCTTGGGATTGCTGCTTTTCTGCCAGCGCCTGTTCCAGCGGCTTAAGGGAAGAATTAAAGCGTTGCAGGTTAAAACCTTTGCTGCTTGTTGCTGTCATATCAAATCCGTTTAATCTTGTGGTGGTTAAGGCCAACTTTTTAAAAGCATGCTTCTGGCTTATCCCTGAGACAACTCATCTGACCTGCACTATTTTATAGTCGAAAAATTTAGCAAATTTGTCAATAAATAAACAAAACAAGCCTTGATTATTCATCCAAATCGATATACTGTATAAACATACAGCAACTTATTAATCAACCCGGGAATATAGCTATGCTTGAATCTAACAATATTGATATCAACCAGGTAAACTCAAAACAGCTGCCAAGCCCTGGAAATACCTGGTTGAATATTAAAAACATTGAAAGTCGGCAACAATGCTCAAAACAATACTCAGATATTTGTCAGCAGCATTACCAGCAAAAGAAATGGATTTTAGTGATTAACCCGGAGAAAAATGCTTTAGAATGTTTGTCGGATAGCACCTGGCTCGATACCTCAAAAATATTGCAGGTCAATACCAATAAGGTAAAAGTAAACCTGGAAAGTATCGAAAAAGCCCTGAGTAAGGGAAACTGTGCGGCGGTGATCTTATCTAACGCCAGCCTGGCGCAAGCAGAGTTATCACACCTGGCCGATTGCGCCCGTAAAGGAAAAACCCGCTGCTTTATTTTAAAAAGCTCCCATACTTTGCATTAGAATAGACAGGCGCCAGCAACGAACACTCAAATATGCAGCAATAAAAAAGGCGCTGATTTTAGCGCCTTTATGTTTCATTTAATCATTTAAGCCTTACGGCGAGATAATAACAATAAAACTGTGCCCAAAAGTAACCAACTTTGTGGCTCTGGTACGTCTGCGGTGCTGAACACTAAGTTATCTATTCCCCCGGAGCCAGGCATATTAACCACCATTTTTTTAACATCAGTAATGTTACTAAACGTTTGCCGGATAAACTGACCATCTCCCACTTCAGGCACAAACATACCGGCGTGAATCTCGTTGTCGTTTTCATCAAAAAACTGAATGGCATTAAAACCGTTCATATTGTTGGTGTCTTCGGTATCAAAAAAATCAAGATTTAGAATCGAAACCAAATCGGCAAAAACAAACTCGAAATAACCCGCAGCCCTGCTGCCTTCATCATCGGGGTCGTCACAAATACCGTCGCTACAGCCATTACCGTTTTCTTGTAAGATCAAAATATTTCCCGGGTTACTCGCCCCGGTATAACCTGGTAAGTTGAGCGCACTATAACTAAAAGCACTGCCCGGATCGTTGTAATCATTATTGTTATTATTATATTCAAGATCGCTATCATGCGAAGCGTCATTTAAGGTATCAAAAGCAACCTGGCGGTTGCTGACATCATTGCCGTTACCCACCACGCCATCAATATAATTAACACTATTGATGGTCACGCCATGTGAGCTAAAGTACTCATCATCGATGATTTGGCCATCCTGAAAGCCATCAAAATCCAACACTATCATGCTCGCCAAAGCATTTGTCGTGGATAATGCAAATAAACCACAAATAAGAAATAAGCTTGTTCGTTTCATATTGATACCCTCTTTAATTTCAGGGGTATTTACGCAACATCCGAACCAACAACATAATCATTTGATTTAATAGTATTTTTTATTTTTTGCGGCTGCTTTATCATTGTTTTGTATAGTATTTCAACACTATGCCTGTTTTATGCAAGTAAATAATGAACTTTATATGCCTGAATAACTTAAAAGGTAATAAGTTACCGAAACTTGAAAGTCCATAGCCTCGTTAAATCAATAATAAAAAAAGCCGGCTAGGCCGGCTTTGTATAGAAATAAAACTCAATAATTAAGGCGTACAGTTTAGCGTTCCGCCAGCATCGACTATACCTTCGAGTTTCCAGAGGTTAATCAAAGAACCACTATGTCCTTTGTCATCATCGTCGTCATCGCCGTGATCTCCTTTACCGTTCCCTTGCATGTTACCGCAGTCTTCCGGTCCATTCATATGCTTGTCAGAGCAAGATAAATGAAACTTCGACTTACCAAGCAAGTGCCCTGTCTCGGCATCATGAATCAACCAGTAAACATCATTGGGTGAACCGGCAAAACCGGAGAAGCTAATTTCATCACCCGGAGCTACTATCTTCTTGCCAAGAGAAGGAGCATGACTATCTCCTTTAAAAGCCTCAACTTCTACGCTGTTATCACCGGTCCAAAGCATGGTGAGCTCGTCTATAGGCTTAGTGCATTTGTAATGACCCGGATCTGAGCTGATATCCAGTTTTACCATGCAGCCGCCGACAAAAAATACCTTGATAATGTAGTCCTTGGGTAAGGTATGTTTGAGTTTCTTGGTAAACTCAATCTCCAGCCGTCTATACCCACCCGGCTTGATCTGGCGGTTATTAACGTCATTGATGAAAGTATCAAATACCGCAGGTGATGAAACATTGCCATCTTTGAAAATATCACCGTTGAGTTTTATTTTCTTAACGCCGCGCTCTCCCGGGAAGGCAACTTCGATACGTTTCACCGTAAGAGGGTCGTGACCTTTATTAAAGAGTTTCCACTTAACTTTATACTCTTTTATGGTCAGTTTCTTTTCCCCTTTGGCTTTGCAATCCGGCAGTGGCTCCTTGCGGGTAACGGTTGCCGAAGCACTTGCCTCACAGGCAACCCCGGAAGGTGCCAGTCCGCCGCTGACGGTTACCGTATTGGCAAAGACATTGGTGCTATCAGGCAGCACAAACTGCTCGGCACTGGTGATAAAGACCTCATCCGGGTCAAGTACCAGGGGATCGGCTATGGTACCCAGGACATCATCCACGGCAACGCCGGTAAAGGTTTCCGTGCTGTTGTTGGTGATGACATAACCATAATTGACATCAGCGCCGAGTGATTGCTTGCCCCGTTTGCTGGTATTAAGTGAAACCAGCTTCACACTACCGAATTTATCTGCCAGGTTTAATGGTTTAGAGCAGGAAGTATGCAACTGAACTTTTTGCACCCGCTTGTGATTGGCATCGAAGATTTCAATCAGACTCCATGAACCAAATTCATGACGCCCGGCATTTGAAGCTGAAGCCGTGACAACATCTCCTATCATCACGTCAGACTGATCCAAATAGACTTTATGACCGCCATCACTCACCCGGATACGTACCGGTTCTTGAGCGGGTTTAATACCGTAACATTTGGCTTTGCCCCACTGTTTATTCGGCGTGATCTCGCAGTCTCCGCCCAGGTAGTGCAAGTCCATTGACTTAATCTTACCCTTACAATGGGGTCCGGAAGGTACTTCAAATGAACAGCTATTGGTGGGGGCTGGTGGTGGTGTTGGCGCACTACAATCAAGTGTTACACCATTGCTGCCAGCCATTCCTTCAAGCAACCAACTACCGATACCATGACCATTTCGGTCATCGTGGTCTTTATCGTCACCATCATCGTCATCTCGGTCATCATCGTCGTCATCGTCGTCATCGTCGTTTTTACGATAGTCACCTGAATAAGTGAAAGTATAGGCATAAGCACGATGGTCGCGATCATCATCGCGGTCGTCATCACAATCGTCATCATCGCAACCATGATGCGAACCATTTTTACCCTGCGGGCTACCGCAATCCTCGGGTCCATTCATATTCTCATCAGAGCACGACAAATGAAAACTTGATATGCCCAAACGATAATGGCTACCTGCCTTAAATATTTCCCACTCGACATCATTTTTGGCGCCGGCAAAACCACTGATAGTAACCTCATCACCCGGGGCGATATTATCAACTCTGGCCAGTACAGGATCCTTAAGTTTGCCGTAATGAGCAACTACATCAATATTCTTACTGCCATTCCAGATCATGGTAAGCTCGTCAATCGGCTTGGCATCTTTGCAAACGAAAGGATTGGTTTTCACCGGAAGGATATCACAGCTCTTGCTTACAGAAATATCACAAGCCAGCGGCTGGTAAACCCCGGCATCTATTGTCAGATCAGTTTCACCGGATGACAAATTGGTGCAAGCACTGCGACCTGTAAACTGGTTGGCATCACTGTCTATCTCGGTATTGCTGCCAACATTAGCCGGACTGAACACAAATCCCGTGGGCAATTCAAACTCAACCAGGTAACCGCCGGGCAGTAAGTTATCAAATAAATATAAGCCATCGGCATCAGTTAAAGCACTCATGGGCATATTGACATCATCAAGCACCGGCTCACCTAAGCAGTCAAGCAGGTTCACTTTAACATCTGCTTTCCCCTGCTCATTACTCGCCTGTAAGCCGTCTTTGTCCAGATCAAGCCAGACATAATCTCCCAGCGCTGCTAAGCGGTAAAGCCCTGCATCCCAGGTCAGATCCGTCTCCCCTGCCTCCAGGGAAATAGTGGTAGTTTGTCCAGTTGCCGGATCTGCATCACTGTCACTGCTATCAGAGCCAAAATCCTGCGGGCTGATAACAAATCCTGCCGGGGCAACAAACTCTACGCAGTAATCGCCGGGAATAAGTTGACTAAAACTATAGAGTCCATCGCCATCAGTCGCGGTATTATCCAGAGTGAACTCATCACCGGTATTACACTCAAGATCAGAGCCGGGATCGAGCAAGTTTACCGTAACCCCCTCTATGCCCGGTTCATCGTTATCCTGAACACCATTGGCATTTAAGTCTTCCCAGACAAAGTCTCCCAGCGCAGCTAACCGGTAAAGCCCCATATCCCAGGTCAGATCATTTTCACCCGAGTCCAGGGTAATCGTTTGTGTTTGCCCGGTTACCGGGTCGGCATCGCTATCCATAGCATCATCACCTCCGGCATCTTGCGGACTGACGATATAACCATCGGGAATAATGAATTCGACACAGTAGTCTGCGGGATCGAGTTCGCTAAAGCCATAAAGACCATCGGCATCGGTTGTCGTCATATCGAGCATAAGCTCATCTGAGGTATTACATACCCCGTCATCACCGGGAGCGAGCAGATTAACCGTCACGGCTTCTATGCCCGGCTCTCCCATATCCTGAATACCGTCTCTGTTAAGGTCTTCCCAAACAAGGTCCCCCAAACTGGCGGGATCTTTTGCCAGTTTCACTCCACCGATAAGTCCTTTAGCTTTGCCGCTAAAATCTACGCCAAAATCTCCGTTAAAGTTTGAGCTTTCGCTGGTCAGATCTATTCCCATATTACCAGGGTAAAATGAAGCTAAAGCCCCCCCGGTAACGGTAAATTTAAAGTCAAACAGGTCAAGACTACTGGTAGAATCTCTAAAGCCAAAAGCCGTTACCTTGCCTGAGATAAGCGTACCGGAATAAACCACGCTGTTAAGGGTCAAGGTACCGCTGATCTGGACATCTTCTGCTGCAGCATTAGCAAGCAAAGCGCCACTATCATCTACCATGATCTGTAAATTCAATTGACCATTACTGATAAATACCGGCACTGATGAAGAATTTTCAAGTAATGCCGTTAGCCCCGAATTCAGGCTGAATTCATCGGTCGCGGCATTATAAGAGGTTGCACCTATAGTAGTGCTGTTAAAAGAAATCAGAGGAAAATCAAGGGTATTATCCAACAAATCAGCCTGTGCAGAAGTTGTCATCGCAGCTGATATCACAGCTGCCTTTATAACTCTCCTCACATCCGCAAGTGT
Protein-coding sequences here:
- a CDS encoding AMP-binding protein → MTEQEIKTRLADTWDNLPGQALLTDGKTSLTYRAFIKEVELLTVYLAQHKVTSVALLADNSLQWVIVDFACQQLGIALLPLPAFFSKQQIQHSVNTAGCQLLLTDNPALLSGKLLSGNVTGGKQDAGQSAFTVQRSEYSSLYSSVLTPLSSYQITNKGASAQGELLPENTSKVTFTSGTTGAPKGVCLSLEQQWQVAASLKNAVAPMLTNKVKRHLCLLPLSTLLENVAGIYAAMLGGATVVVPSLTELGFSGSSSLDFPALLKQISCHQPSTLITTPEILKGLVMSAGQGWQVPSSLAFVAVGGARVSAKLISQAQQAGIPAFEGYGLSECASVVSLNSGREHQSGSAGKPLEHVKISLVDGEIFVSGNTFLGYAGDRSSWGQTSYATGDIGHIDNQGYLHITGRKKNTLISSFGRNINPEWLESELNACTGIRQALVFGDSQPYCIAGILPQMMAGQALVSDEQISAMLAKMNIHLPDYAQVKDWFYLDESLFADPELTTANGRVKRKQMTAFLQTQIERMYRKAS
- a CDS encoding PEP-CTERM sorting domain-containing protein (PEP-CTERM proteins occur, often in large numbers, in the proteomes of bacteria that also encode an exosortase, a predicted intramembrane cysteine proteinase. The presence of a PEP-CTERM domain at a protein's C-terminus predicts cleavage within the sorting domain, followed by covalent anchoring to some some component of the (usually Gram-negative) cell surface. Many PEP-CTERM proteins exhibit an unusual sequence composition that includes large numbers of potential glycosylation sites. Expression of one such protein has been shown restore the ability of a bacterium to form floc, a type of biofilm.) translates to MKRTSLFLICGLFALSTTNALASMIVLDFDGFQDGQIIDDEYFSSHGVTINSVNYIDGVVGNGNDVSNRQVAFDTLNDASHDSDLEYNNNNNDYNDPGSAFSYSALNLPGYTGASNPGNILILQENGNGCSDGICDDPDDEGSRAAGYFEFVFADLVSILNLDFFDTEDTNNMNGFNAIQFFDENDNEIHAGMFVPEVGDGQFIRQTFSNITDVKKMVVNMPGSGGIDNLVFSTADVPEPQSWLLLGTVLLLLSRRKA
- a CDS encoding SulA-like leucine-rich domain-containing protein is translated as MLESNNIDINQVNSKQLPSPGNTWLNIKNIESRQQCSKQYSDICQQHYQQKKWILVINPEKNALECLSDSTWLDTSKILQVNTNKVKVNLESIEKALSKGNCAAVILSNASLAQAELSHLADCARKGKTRCFILKSSHTLH
- a CDS encoding SdrD B-like domain-containing protein is translated as MTTSAQADLLDNTLDFPLISFNSTTIGATSYNAATDEFSLNSGLTALLENSSSVPVFISNGQLNLQIMVDDSGALLANAAAEDVQISGTLTLNSVVYSGTLISGKVTAFGFRDSTSSLDLFDFKFTVTGGALASFYPGNMGIDLTSESSNFNGDFGVDFSGKAKGLIGGVKLAKDPASLGDLVWEDLNRDGIQDMGEPGIEAVTVNLLAPGDDGVCNTSDELMLDMTTTDADGLYGFSELDPADYCVEFIIPDGYIVSPQDAGGDDAMDSDADPVTGQTQTITLDSGENDLTWDMGLYRLAALGDFVWEDLNANGVQDNDEPGIEGVTVNLLDPGSDLECNTGDEFTLDNTATDGDGLYSFSQLIPGDYCVEFVAPAGFVISPQDFGSDSSDSDADPATGQTTTISLEAGETDLTWDAGLYRLAALGDYVWLDLDKDGLQASNEQGKADVKVNLLDCLGEPVLDDVNMPMSALTDADGLYLFDNLLPGGYLVEFELPTGFVFSPANVGSNTEIDSDANQFTGRSACTNLSSGETDLTIDAGVYQPLACDISVSKSCDILPVKTNPFVCKDAKPIDELTMIWNGSKNIDVVAHYGKLKDPVLARVDNIAPGDEVTISGFAGAKNDVEWEIFKAGSHYRLGISSFHLSCSDENMNGPEDCGSPQGKNGSHHGCDDDDCDDDRDDDRDHRAYAYTFTYSGDYRKNDDDDDDDDDDRDDDDGDDKDHDDRNGHGIGSWLLEGMAGSNGVTLDCSAPTPPPAPTNSCSFEVPSGPHCKGKIKSMDLHYLGGDCEITPNKQWGKAKCYGIKPAQEPVRIRVSDGGHKVYLDQSDVMIGDVVTASASNAGRHEFGSWSLIEIFDANHKRVQKVQLHTSCSKPLNLADKFGSVKLVSLNTSKRGKQSLGADVNYGYVITNNSTETFTGVAVDDVLGTIADPLVLDPDEVFITSAEQFVLPDSTNVFANTVTVSGGLAPSGVACEASASATVTRKEPLPDCKAKGEKKLTIKEYKVKWKLFNKGHDPLTVKRIEVAFPGERGVKKIKLNGDIFKDGNVSSPAVFDTFINDVNNRQIKPGGYRRLEIEFTKKLKHTLPKDYIIKVFFVGGCMVKLDISSDPGHYKCTKPIDELTMLWTGDNSVEVEAFKGDSHAPSLGKKIVAPGDEISFSGFAGSPNDVYWLIHDAETGHLLGKSKFHLSCSDKHMNGPEDCGNMQGNGKGDHGDDDDDDKGHSGSLINLWKLEGIVDAGGTLNCTP